AAACATTAACGTTAATTGGTGAACGCAAAAAACAACGTTTAACATTAGGAAAAAGAGTTAAAATTAAAGTAAAGAAAGCAAGTAAACAACTTCGCCAAATTGATTTTACTTTAATAAATTAAAGGAGGAGTTCGGATGAAAGTTATTAGTGTAAATAAAAAAGCCCAGTTTAATTATGAAATTTTAGATACCTATGAAGCTGGTCTTAGTTTAACTGGTAGTGAAATTAAATCAATTCGCAATAATGATGTTTCAATTAATGAGGCCTTTGTTGTAATTCGTAAAAACGAAGCTTTTGTTATTAATATGCACATTGCCAACTATAAATTTACCGCATCTTATAAACCTGATCCGGACCGCACGCGTAAATTATTACTGCATAAACGAGAAATTAAAAAAATCTTGCAACGAATTAAGTTAGAAAAATTAACAGTGGTTGCTTTACGCGTTTATTTAAAAGGAAACTATGCCAAATTAGAAATTGGCTTAGGAAAAGGGAAAAAACTCCATGATAAAAGAGAAGCAATTAAGAAAAGAGATAGTGAGCGTTTAAGAAATCGTTAATTTGCAAAATTTTTAAGATATTTTTAAAAAATTATTAAAATAATCTAGCAATTTATTATTAATTTGATATATTTAAAGCATAAAAATAAATTAGCAACCTGTATATGTTAGTAATATGGTCTAACGTCTCTACACCTACCCATTGTAATTAGGTACTATAGGTTAATGTTTTTCCTTTTAAGCATTAACTTTTTAAATTTCACAGGTTAATGTTTTTTTATTTTTATTAGAAGGAGAAACCGAAGTTAATGTTTATCACACGAAAGATTAGTCATTTTTTTCAATTTGATACTTTTCAAACAACATTTCGCAAAGAAATTATTGGTGGAGTTTCAACATTTTTAGCAATGTTATATATTTTATCTGTCCAACCGCAAATGTTGTCTTCTGCCCCGGATGTTAATCATCTTAATGATGCTAGTTATAACATGTCATTCGGGGGAATTTTTATTTCAACCGCAATTGCTGCTTTTGTGGCAACCTTTATTATGGGATTATCAGCAAATACCCCAGTGGGATTAGCGCCCGGAATGGGATTAAATGCTATTTTTACTTTTAATGTCGCTAAAAATGGTATTGGTTATCAAGGAGCTTTGATTGCTGTTATGATTTCATCATTGATTTTTTGTGTTATCTCTTCAACTAAACTACGAACTTTAATTATTGGGGCAATTCCACATTCAATTAAGTTGGCGATTGGTTCTGGAATTGGCTTTTTTATTGCTTACCTAGGTTTGCATAATATTGGTTTAGTTGGTGATAATGCTGTTAGTAAGGGTGGTGTTATTTATAACGGGGGCATCCCAGTTGCTGAATTAGGAAATCTAAAAACAAATTGACCCGTTATTTTAATGGGATTAGGTGTTTTAATTTTAATCTTTATTTTACATTTTAAAAAAATTCCGGGAGCGATTGCGATTGCCATTATTGTTGGGTTAGGTGTTTCCCTAATAGTGGGAAATGTTGTTAATAATGATTTTATTAAAGCAAACTTTTCGCACTGAACATGGTGAAGTTACCATGATTTTGATGGCTTTAGTAATAATATTAAATCGACTTTTACTGCTTTTGGTAATAGTAAAATTTGAACTTCCCCTGTATTATATGTTTCAATTTTTGTCTTTCTATTTGTTGAGTTTTTTGATTCAACCGGAACATTATATTCTGTCACAAAGCAAATTTCTGATCAAAGTGGTATCAAGTATGAATTACGACCCCGCTCATTAATTGCTGATTCTGTAGGGGCGATTGTGGGAGGAGTCTTAGGAACTTCTCCTGTTACAACTTATGTGGAATCCACAACCGGAGTTTCCCAAGGAGCGCGGACAGGATTTTCATCATTAGTAATTGGAACATTATTTTTAATTTCAATTGTATTGTTTCCAATTTTCCGGCTAATTACACCGGCCATTGCGGGAGCAGCCACAATTTTTGTGGGAACTCTGATGATTGTTCAAATTAAAGATATTGAATGATTACAACCAGAGTTAGGAATTGGGGCATTCTTTACAATTATTATGATGATTGTAACGTTCTCAATTACTAACGGAATTGCCGTTGGGTTTATTAGTTATACAATTGTTGGTTTAATTAACAAAAAATACCGGGATATTCATATTGTTACCTATATTCTTGACATTCTCTTTATTGGCTATTTTATTGCTTATGCATTTGTCCAGTAACATTTTACAAGAAACCACTTTATGAGGTTTCTTTTTTTAAAAGTATTTCATTTTTTAGAAAAAAATTTTAGAATATTTCTTTTTTTATGTTAAAATATTAGCAAAGATTAGAAACTAGTGGGATAAATAATTATGAGCGGAAGATGTGTAAAGATTTATTGCAAAATTTTAATAGTATTTTTCATCTTATTTATGATTTATCATTTTAATTTTTTAAATCTGAACAATACTATTTTAGGAATTGATTTTATTTTAATTAGCTTATTGGTGAATATTTTTTATCTTCTTTTAATTGTTTTTGTTTTTATTTATATTTTCCAATCATTGATCAGTAATATTAAAGTACGTTATAAATGATTTGTAAAAAATCCTAGTTTTAATAAAAACCAGTATTGAGGAATTTTATTTTTATGATGTTGTAATCTTGTGATTTATCCATGTGTGCTAGTTTTAAATGCAAATGCTCACAGTATGGCTTTAATAAATCAGTTTTATTTGTTAGATTTTCACTGAATATTTTTTGGAAAATTATATTTTTCTTATATTATTTTCTGTGCAGCCCTAATTTTTTATATAACTTTAATATGAATTTTCTATTCTTATTTAAAAAATTTACATCGTTTTGTTAAAGCAAGTAACAAAGTAGCTATCCACCATTTGCACAAAAAAATATGCAAAATAATTGCTTTGATTATCCGCATTAAACTTATTATTTTACATATTTTAGCAATCCTAGTGGCGCGCATTTCAAAATTTCGCCAATTAGCATTAATTTATCAAATTCGAAAAACAAAACTATTGAACCAATTTAAAAAAGAACATTTCCCGCCCTTAGTCCTTCAGAATTAGAGCCTATGAAAAAACTTAACCTTTCAATTAAGAAAACAATTTATAATACCCAAATTAATAATTTTATAATAATATTTTAATAAACAATATCTATTTTTTCCTTAATTACTTAATATCCTTAATTTATTCTTAATTAACTATGTTGTTACCGATATGATTTATCTATGATAGTATAATGGCCCATCTAAAAATCTGTTTAATTAAACAGATTTTTATTTTGCTAAATATTAAGTAATATTATTCTATTTTTTATGAAAAATTTTTATTATTTATCTGAAAATGATATATAATGAATTTGATTATTGCTGTGTTTATCTAATACTTTATAACATTAAAGGCCGTTTAATAAAATATTGTATTTTATTTTTAATTATTAAAAGTTTTGAACGCAATGATTTATTTTATTTGTAATAAATGAGAGGAAAAACAAAAATGGAACATAAAAAATTAATTTTAGGTTTAGATTTAGGAATTTCATCATGTGGTTGAGCAATTACAGCTCAAACACAAGAAGGCAAATGAATTTTAGAGGACTTTGGAGTAAGGCTATTTCAGGTTCCTGAAAATTCAAAAGATGGTACTACAAATGCTGAAGCGAGAAGATTGAAACGTAGTGCTAGAAGATTAATTAGACGAAGAAAAAATCGTAAGGAAGATTTAATAAAATTATTTGAACGCATTAATTTTCTTAATAAAGAAGATTTAAAAAACTATATTAATAGCCATAGTGCAACTAACTTAGTTGATGATTTTAATCGTAATGAGTTATATAATCCTTACTATTTGCGATACATTGGTTTGAATAATCAACTAACAAAAGAAGAATTAGTTTGATCTTTGATTCATATTGCAAATAGAAGAGGGTATAGTAATAAATTTTCTTTTGGTGATAAATTACCCAAAGGATTAGAGGAAGCAATTAAAAGTGCTACTCTTAATGAAAAATATCGTACATTATCAGAAGAAATTATTAAAAATGAAAAATATCGTGATCCTAATAATTCAAAAGCAATTCTTGTTAGAAATAAGGGTGGCAAGGAAGGAAAAGAAAATTTTCAATATCTTTTTTCACGAACTGATTATATAAATGAAGTTCAAAAGTTATTAGAAAATCAATCTAAATATTATCCTATTTTAACAGAAGCCAATATTAAAAATATTATTGATATAATTTTTCGCCAACGAGATTTTGAAGATGGTCCAGGACCTAAAAATGAAAAATTAAGAAAGTTGTATAAAGAAAAAAATAAACAGTTTTCTAAAAATTTTACGCAATTAGAAGGGCGATGTTCATTTTATCGTAATGAAAAAGTTGGTTTTAAATCATCAATTTTATTTGATATTTTTCATGTGGTATCTGAAATTTCAAAGATTAGTAAATATATTGAAGGGGATCATGTCTTAGCTAAAAAAATTATTGATAATTTTTTATATAATGACCAAAATAAAAAAGGTAAAACGCTTTTAAAAGAAATTCTAAAACAACATATTGATGAAAATATTTTTGATAGTCCTGCTTATAAAAATATAGAATTTAAAACTAATTATTTAAATCTTTTAAAAGAAGTTTTTGGTTATTATGTGTTAAAGGATGTTGATATTAATAATTTAAATAAGAACATCTATTATGAATTAGGAGAAATTATTCACACTAATATAACACCAAAAAGAAAAGAAGAAAAAATTGTAGAATGGTTATCTAAAAATAATCTTGTTTTATCGGAAGAAAAACTTCATATTTTATTAAAACCTAATTCGAGTTTATCAACAACAGCAAAAACTTCTTTTAAATGAATGCAAGAAGCAGTAGATAAATTTTTATCAGGGGTTCCTTATGGAAAATTTCAAGCTGATTTTAATAAAAATAATGAATTTAAATTGACAGATGCATTCGAAAAGCGCTATAAAAAATATCTTACTGGAGAAAAAGAGTTTGAAATGTTTGCAGCTATTATTGATCC
The sequence above is drawn from the Spiroplasma eriocheiris genome and encodes:
- a CDS encoding NCS2 family permease — translated: MFITRKISHFFQFDTFQTTFRKEIIGGVSTFLAMLYILSVQPQMLSSAPDVNHLNDASYNMSFGGIFISTAIAAFVATFIMGLSANTPVGLAPGMGLNAIFTFNVAKNGIGYQGALIAVMISSLIFCVISSTKLRTLIIGAIPHSIKLAIGSGIGFFIAYLGLHNIGLVGDNAVSKGGVIYNGGIPVAELGNLKTNWPVILMGLGVLILIFILHFKKIPGAIAIAIIVGLGVSLIVGNVVNNDFIKANFSHWTWWSYHDFDGFSNNIKSTFTAFGNSKIWTSPVLYVSIFVFLFVEFFDSTGTLYSVTKQISDQSGIKYELRPRSLIADSVGAIVGGVLGTSPVTTYVESTTGVSQGARTGFSSLVIGTLFLISIVLFPIFRLITPAIAGAATIFVGTLMIVQIKDIEWLQPELGIGAFFTIIMMIVTFSITNGIAVGFISYTIVGLINKKYRDIHIVTYILDILFIGYFIAYAFVQ
- the smpB gene encoding SsrA-binding protein SmpB — encoded protein: MKVISVNKKAQFNYEILDTYEAGLSLTGSEIKSIRNNDVSINEAFVVIRKNEAFVINMHIANYKFTASYKPDPDRTRKLLLHKREIKKILQRIKLEKLTVVALRVYLKGNYAKLEIGLGKGKKLHDKREAIKKRDSERLRNR